Proteins encoded in a region of the Pirellulales bacterium genome:
- a CDS encoding alpha/beta hydrolase produces the protein MLLLHGYPTSCHDWRGVAEHLSPHFRTIAPDFLGFGLSDKPEAFGYSLFQQADLIEALLHKLDVTAAHVVSHDMGTSVHDELLARQAEGRLGFRLLTSTFLNGSMLQWLAKITPFQELMANNATLPQAIAFCTEVMPGIYVHALSGLMQKPEVITPADAQVMEELLRYQDGHLRLPALGGYMRERYLHADRWIGAMELATTPVQFVWADSDPIAHVEMGRELARRCPRAEYHELPDLGHFLLVEDPPTVAKKIATFVEAHATV, from the coding sequence GTGCTCCTGCTGCACGGCTATCCAACTTCGTGCCATGACTGGCGGGGCGTAGCTGAGCATCTCAGCCCCCATTTCCGTACCATCGCGCCTGACTTTCTCGGCTTCGGCTTGTCCGACAAGCCCGAGGCTTTCGGCTATTCTCTGTTTCAACAGGCGGACCTAATCGAGGCGCTGCTACATAAACTAGACGTCACAGCCGCGCACGTCGTTAGCCACGACATGGGCACGAGCGTTCACGACGAGTTGCTGGCCCGGCAGGCCGAAGGACGATTGGGTTTTCGGCTCCTGACGTCGACGTTTCTCAATGGCAGCATGCTGCAATGGCTGGCCAAGATCACCCCCTTTCAAGAGTTGATGGCCAACAATGCGACGCTGCCACAGGCGATCGCCTTCTGCACCGAAGTGATGCCCGGCATTTACGTCCACGCTTTGAGCGGGCTGATGCAAAAGCCTGAGGTAATTACGCCCGCCGACGCGCAAGTGATGGAAGAGCTGTTGCGCTACCAGGATGGGCATCTGCGCTTGCCGGCCCTGGGGGGCTACATGCGCGAGCGATATTTGCACGCCGACCGCTGGATCGGCGCAATGGAACTCGCAACGACCCCCGTGCAATTCGTGTGGGCCGATAGTGACCCCATCGCGCATGTCGAAATGGGACGCGAATTAGCCCGCCGCTGCCCGCGTGCCGAGTACCACGAGTTGCCAGACCTGGGGCATTTCCTTTTGGTCGAAGATCCCCCAACCGTGGCCAAAAAGATTGCCACGTTTGTCGAAGCGCACGCGACGGTGTAG